The following coding sequences lie in one Leishmania panamensis strain MHOM/PA/94/PSC-1 chromosome 19 sequence genomic window:
- a CDS encoding Qb-SNARE protein, putative (TriTrypDB/GeneDB-style sysID: LpmP.19.0010), protein MEYIPNTDGLMRSTLRDTIRRLHRVRAKAGASDERENQESSGDPFQDLTNAFIQAATRTKNNINERNEGCRQHGQDHMAIQQSNEIRKDLRQMEGTLVELRKLVDEAEHRLAKENRKKKPKASKVQLLERNYEGRRSQYDNCVTALQNLQNMDAQRIEVDKGQINTAEEMQLGKRAQLRQQLLGMRRKDNGNGETLGPGDVELVDNTTGGGRLQDNETTKEQMQTIAAHDAKIEAGLSRLKEGVGRLHDLAIQIGAQIDIQNEMLDKSEQTMDKNTQQLRAVERRLKKFIKETRPMNCFLYLCCVTLIIALVGFFLVQFQVI, encoded by the coding sequence atgGAATACATCCCTAACACCGATGGGCTGATGCGCTCTACCTTGCGCGACACCATCCGTCGTCTTCACCGCGTACGTGCCAAAGCTGGCGCCAGTGATGAGCGCGAGAACCAAGAGAGCTCGGGTGACCCCTTCCAAGACTTGACGAATGCCTTCATTCAGGCTGCCACACGGACCAAGAACAACATCAACGAGCGTAACGAGGGCTGCCGACAACACGGACAGGACCACATGGCCATTCAGCAGTCCAACGAGATTCGCAAAGACCTACGACAGATGGAGGGAACACTGGTGGAGCTCCGCAAGTTAGTGGACGAGGCAGAGCACCGGCTGGCGAAAGAGAACCGGAAAAAGAAGCCCAAGGCAAGCAAGGTTCAGTTACTTGAGCGCAACTACGAGGGACGTCGCTCGCAGTACGACAACTGCGTCACCGCACTGCAGAACCTCCAGAACATGGATGCACAGCGCATCGAGGTGGATAAGGGGCAAATCAACACCgcagaggagatgcagcTGGGAAAGCGTGCTCAGCTACGCCAGCAGCTACTCGGCATGCGGCGAAAAGATAACGGCAATGGCGAGACCCTGGGGCCTGGCGATGTGGAGTTGGTTGACAACACAACTGGTGGTGGCCGGCTTCAGGACAACGAGACAACCAAGGAGCAGATGCAGACCATCGCGGCACACGACGCAAAGATCGAAGCAGGGCTCAGTCGCCTTAAGGAGGGCGTTGGCCGCTTGCACGATTTAGCCATTCAAATTGGCGCTCAGATTGACATACAGAACGAGATGCTGGATAAATCGGAGCAGACCATGGACAAGAATACccagcagctccgcgccGTAGAGCGGCGGCTCAAAAAGTTCATAAAGGAGACGCGCCCCATGAACTGTTTCCTGTATCTTTGTTGTGTCACCCTCATCATCGCTCTCGTCGGTTTTTTCCTTGTGCAGTTCCAGGTCATTTGA
- a CDS encoding hypothetical protein (TriTrypDB/GeneDB-style sysID: LpmP.19.0020), with protein sequence MVRQRTNAAAEGRGAKATPPPQKGVESQAQTPELPQTQLNPVQQPDHAQPEESSEEEVVVITTVQAPAVVEVESIPEPPAPAALVIPPHYVLEIERVVSVKLPPRVTQTAETQRGLYMFSAQAGKPPTPPPTAQQHAVYRPDTANLGTRQWSLGTDSRIQQPPQQQQAWPSASQFDYWNNSERVPASRPFMGTQAQAPYNSYPSAVPFSHQRTSGNAFPVRFRSSEVPESALRQQSAVPFNRASQPTNGGGVW encoded by the coding sequence ATGGTGCGCCAACGCACCAACGCAGCGGCTGAGGGACGCGGCGCTAAAGCAACCCCCCCTCCGCAGAAGGGAGTGGAGTCACAGGCGCAGACGCCGGAGCTACCTCAGACCCAGCTCAACCCTGTGCAGCAACCCGACCATGCGCAGCCAGAGGAGTcatcggaggaggaggtggtggtaaTCACCACCGTCCAAGCCCCTGCCGTGGTCGAGGTGGAGTCGATCCCTGAGCCGCCGGCGCCCGCCGCACTGGTGATTCCGCCGCACTACGTACTGGAAATTGAGCGCGTCGTTTCCGTTAAGCTGCCGCCCCGTGTGACACAGACAGCAGAGACGCAGCGTGGCCTTTACATGTTCTCAGCCCAGGCTGGCAAGCCCCCGACCCCTCCTCCGACGGCCCAGCAGCACGCTGTATACCGCCCCGACACGGCGAACCTCGGCACGCGGCAGTGGTCTCTTGGCACCGACTCGCGCATTCAGCAgcccccgcagcagcagcaggcttgGCCTTCGGCTAGCCAGTTCGACTACTGGAACAACTCAGAGCGTGTACCGGCTTCCCGGCCGTTCATGGGCACCCAGGCACAGGCGCCGTACAACTCTTACCCTTCCGCGGTGCCGTTCTCGCACCAGCGCACCTCAGGCAATGCGTTTCCCGTTCGCTTCCGCTCCAGTGAGGTGCCCGAGTCGGCTCTGCGCCAGCAGTCTGCCGTTCCCTTCAACCGCGCTTCCCAGCCGACAaatggcggcggtgtgtgGTAG